A genomic segment from Micromonospora echinaurantiaca encodes:
- a CDS encoding DUF4396 domain-containing protein: MTSATSDHTRARAAAIRSDTHPRPVPLNHDKNGTIVNEPVGYAAAHAAWQMALAATLHCLTGCAIGEILGMAIGTLIDLDDTPRIVLSVALAVLFGYALAARRVMKAGLTLGQATRVALAAETVSITVMVSVENVVLVLIPGAVSAGLGSPLFWLSLGSALIVAFIVTLPVNRWLIAHGRGHAYTPHHH; the protein is encoded by the coding sequence GTGACCTCGGCGACCTCTGACCACACCAGGGCCCGTGCGGCCGCCATCCGCAGCGACACCCACCCGCGTCCAGTCCCCCTCAACCACGACAAGAACGGAACAATTGTGAACGAACCTGTTGGTTACGCGGCAGCGCACGCCGCGTGGCAGATGGCGCTCGCCGCCACCCTGCACTGCCTCACCGGCTGTGCCATCGGCGAGATCCTTGGCATGGCGATCGGAACGTTGATCGACTTGGACGACACACCGCGGATCGTGCTGTCGGTCGCATTGGCGGTCCTCTTCGGGTACGCGCTGGCAGCCCGCCGGGTGATGAAGGCCGGCCTCACCCTCGGCCAGGCGACCCGGGTCGCACTTGCCGCCGAGACGGTCTCGATCACCGTGATGGTGTCCGTGGAGAATGTCGTCCTGGTACTCATACCCGGTGCGGTCAGCGCCGGACTCGGAAGTCCCCTCTTCTGGCTCTCGCTGGGCAGCGCGCTGATAGTGGCGTTCATCGTCACGCTTCCGGTCAACCGGTGGCTGATCGCGCACGGCCGAGGCCATGCCTACACACCGCATCACCACTGA
- a CDS encoding AfsR/SARP family transcriptional regulator, which yields MLGPVRGWRNDTELDLGPPQQRALFAVLLAHAGRPVSLSEMVDALWADAPPASAVNIVQRYIGRLRRVMQPDRPEGSRGRLLVRAGRGYRLATDAASLDLLCFRELVAQAEGEKQPELKLALFVEALHLWQGPAAAGIAAEVRSRPLFAALDREVLRTVRHATDVALAVHVPEPMEPLLRRAADAHPLDESVLARLMLVLAASGRQAEALSAFQSVRIRLAEELGVEPGPELAAAHTSVLRGHDGAAPAEPLRRWSGRDRPAPAQLPADLPTFTGRRAAIAELLGVLTAAESTAFPSLVIHVISGMAGIGKTTLAVHLAHQLAVRFPDGQLYANLRGFGPIGSTVAPGDALRNFLDALGVPAARVPADLHEAAALYRSHLAGRRMLILLDNARNAEQVIPLLPGTPGSLVLVTSRNDLGELVATQGAHPLTLDLLSAEDARDMLARRVGADRVAAEPEAVDEIVARSARLPLALATVAAQAAVNRAFPLSAIANELRRARGSLEAFAGPAAATDARAAFSWSYHALSDDAARLFRLLALHPGGGTDVGVGAIAALAGRPVGGVQVALAGLHRANLVLQPAPGRYVLHDLLHAYAAELAEVTESEEDRRAALHRLLDYYLQTCHTAYRLLAPPRRYELTLPTPLSGVPETPLDSAAAAVAWLAGERPALLAAVEAARRAGFDAHALPLALSVGEFLDRQGRWQEWFDTQSAALAAAERLGDRAAQALSHRLVGIAASRLDRHDEAHAHLNRAIEVYAELGDQVSKATTLRNLSYELNRCGRHEESRALKRQALELYRSVGDRVGEANCLNEIGWTCLLLGDAAGGLARAEEALDLLNVSGDARSEAATRDTIGLALHRLGLHQESIVAYQEAIRLRRETGDRYPEAVSLNRLGDVQHASGDLLAARHAWRSALEILTDLEHPDAEAVGAKLS from the coding sequence GTGCTGGGCCCGGTGCGGGGTTGGCGGAACGACACGGAGCTGGACCTGGGGCCACCACAGCAGCGCGCCCTCTTCGCCGTGCTGCTGGCGCACGCGGGCCGGCCGGTGAGCCTGAGCGAGATGGTCGACGCCTTGTGGGCCGATGCGCCGCCAGCTAGCGCGGTGAACATTGTCCAGCGGTACATCGGGCGACTTCGGCGGGTAATGCAACCTGACCGGCCCGAGGGTTCAAGAGGGCGACTCCTGGTGAGGGCCGGCAGAGGCTACCGGCTCGCCACCGACGCGGCGAGCCTGGACCTGCTGTGCTTTCGGGAGCTGGTGGCGCAGGCTGAGGGCGAGAAGCAACCGGAACTGAAGCTTGCTCTGTTCGTCGAGGCGTTGCACCTGTGGCAGGGCCCGGCCGCCGCCGGCATTGCGGCTGAGGTGCGGAGCCGACCACTGTTCGCGGCGCTGGACCGCGAGGTACTGCGCACCGTACGGCACGCCACCGACGTCGCGCTCGCCGTCCACGTACCCGAGCCGATGGAGCCGCTGCTGCGGAGGGCTGCGGACGCTCATCCGCTCGACGAGTCGGTACTGGCACGGTTGATGCTCGTGCTGGCGGCGTCCGGCCGTCAGGCAGAGGCCCTCAGCGCCTTTCAGTCGGTGCGCATCCGTTTGGCCGAGGAGTTGGGCGTCGAACCCGGCCCCGAGTTGGCCGCCGCGCACACCTCCGTGCTGCGCGGTCACGACGGTGCAGCGCCGGCGGAGCCGCTGCGGCGATGGTCGGGCCGGGACCGCCCCGCTCCCGCACAACTCCCCGCCGACCTGCCCACCTTCACCGGCCGACGGGCAGCGATCGCCGAGCTCTTGGGAGTGCTCACCGCCGCCGAGTCGACGGCGTTCCCGTCGCTGGTGATCCACGTGATCTCCGGCATGGCGGGAATCGGCAAGACGACGCTGGCGGTGCACCTGGCCCACCAACTCGCCGTCCGATTCCCCGACGGACAGCTTTATGCGAACCTGCGGGGATTCGGTCCGATCGGGTCGACGGTCGCTCCCGGTGATGCCCTGCGCAATTTTCTGGACGCCCTGGGAGTGCCCGCCGCGCGCGTCCCGGCCGACCTGCACGAGGCTGCCGCGTTGTACCGAAGCCATCTGGCCGGCCGTCGGATGCTGATCCTGCTCGACAACGCGCGGAATGCGGAGCAGGTCATCCCGCTGCTCCCCGGGACCCCCGGTTCACTGGTACTCGTCACCAGCCGGAACGACCTGGGCGAACTCGTCGCTACTCAGGGCGCTCATCCGCTCACCCTCGACCTGCTGTCGGCCGAGGACGCTCGAGACATGCTGGCGCGTCGCGTCGGCGCCGATCGGGTGGCTGCCGAACCGGAGGCGGTCGACGAAATTGTCGCGCGGTCGGCGCGGTTGCCACTGGCACTGGCCACAGTCGCCGCACAGGCTGCCGTGAACCGAGCGTTTCCGCTCTCCGCCATCGCCAACGAGTTACGGCGAGCGCGGGGAAGCCTCGAGGCGTTCGCCGGTCCGGCCGCCGCCACCGATGCCCGAGCGGCCTTCTCCTGGTCGTATCATGCGCTCAGCGACGATGCCGCGCGGCTGTTCCGCTTGCTCGCGTTGCATCCGGGCGGTGGCACGGACGTGGGAGTGGGGGCGATCGCGGCGCTTGCCGGCCGGCCCGTCGGGGGTGTTCAGGTTGCGCTGGCGGGCCTACACCGCGCCAACCTCGTTCTACAGCCCGCGCCGGGCCGCTACGTCTTGCACGACCTGCTGCACGCGTACGCGGCGGAACTCGCCGAAGTGACTGAGTCCGAGGAGGACCGCCGGGCGGCCCTGCACCGGCTGCTCGACTACTATCTGCAGACCTGCCACACCGCGTATAGGCTGCTGGCGCCGCCCCGCCGGTACGAGTTGACCTTGCCCACACCGCTGTCCGGCGTACCGGAGACGCCGCTTGACAGCGCGGCGGCCGCAGTCGCCTGGCTGGCCGGGGAACGCCCGGCCCTGCTCGCGGCCGTCGAGGCCGCGCGACGCGCTGGGTTCGACGCGCACGCCTTGCCGCTGGCGCTGTCGGTGGGCGAGTTCCTCGACCGGCAGGGCCGTTGGCAGGAGTGGTTTGACACGCAGTCTGCTGCGTTGGCCGCCGCCGAGCGGCTTGGCGACCGGGCGGCGCAGGCGTTGAGCCATCGGCTGGTGGGGATTGCCGCGAGCAGGTTGGACCGGCATGACGAGGCGCATGCGCACCTGAACCGAGCGATCGAGGTGTACGCGGAGCTCGGCGACCAGGTGAGCAAGGCGACGACGCTGCGGAACCTCAGCTACGAGTTGAACCGGTGTGGCCGGCACGAGGAGTCACGTGCCCTGAAACGCCAGGCGCTGGAGCTCTACCGGTCGGTCGGTGACCGTGTCGGGGAAGCGAACTGCCTGAACGAAATCGGCTGGACCTGCCTGCTGCTCGGGGACGCCGCCGGTGGTCTGGCCCGTGCCGAGGAGGCTCTTGATCTGCTGAACGTGTCGGGCGACGCGCGTAGCGAGGCCGCCACCCGGGACACCATCGGTCTCGCGCTTCACCGGCTCGGGCTTCACCAGGAGTCCATCGTCGCCTACCAAGAGGCGATCCGGCTGCGGCGAGAGACCGGCGACCGCTATCCCGAGGCGGTCAGCCTCAATCGGCTCGGAGACGTCCAGCACGCCTCGGGTGACCTCCTGGCAGCGCGTCACGCCTGGCGGTCGGCCCTGGAGATCCTCACCGACCTCGAGCATCCCGACGCGGAAGCGGTTGGAGCCAAGCTCTCGTGA
- a CDS encoding helix-turn-helix domain-containing protein encodes MTSQQLATAISTAELPPRHRAEAVRALVWESVIQVEIDHHLPPERIGVNLRLGSLGSLDVCSVRATSTTVRRTERLARRDDDPAIFLGLQMSGTSLVVQDGREALLRPGDFAIYDTASAYSLLFLDGMDAVFFRIPRTTLGISARRLRDATAVTLGSGNAVAEVTSAYLTRLAVTEALPYSRHLVLMAEPTIDLIRASVAARLDDRDLFGEAATGTLPYQIMSYLRANLADRELTPAAVAAAHHISVRYLYQILGRQGVRFGEWVRHNRLEEARKDLANPAYRSLTISAIGRRWGFTDSTHFSKAFKQDYGMSPRDWRAHHHESLQPGEVPR; translated from the coding sequence ATGACGTCCCAACAACTGGCAACAGCAATCAGTACGGCGGAGTTGCCACCCCGGCACCGCGCCGAGGCTGTTCGCGCCCTGGTCTGGGAGTCCGTCATCCAGGTCGAGATCGACCACCATCTCCCGCCGGAACGCATCGGCGTCAATCTGCGTCTCGGCAGCCTGGGTTCACTGGATGTCTGCTCGGTGCGGGCGACATCGACCACCGTACGACGCACGGAGCGGCTGGCGCGCCGCGACGACGACCCGGCGATCTTCCTCGGGCTGCAGATGTCGGGGACCAGCCTGGTTGTACAGGACGGGCGGGAAGCGCTGCTCCGGCCGGGCGACTTCGCCATCTACGACACGGCCAGCGCCTACAGCCTGCTGTTCCTCGACGGCATGGACGCGGTCTTCTTCCGCATCCCCCGTACCACGCTGGGAATTTCTGCGCGCCGGTTGCGCGACGCCACCGCGGTCACACTCGGTTCGGGCAACGCTGTGGCCGAGGTGACCTCGGCATACCTGACCCGGCTTGCCGTCACCGAGGCCTTGCCGTACAGCCGGCACCTGGTTCTGATGGCCGAGCCGACGATCGATCTGATCCGCGCGTCCGTCGCCGCCCGTCTGGACGACCGTGACCTGTTCGGTGAGGCGGCCACCGGCACCTTGCCGTACCAGATCATGAGTTACCTGAGGGCGAACCTGGCCGACCGGGAGTTGACCCCGGCGGCCGTAGCCGCAGCGCATCACATCTCTGTGCGTTACCTCTATCAAATCCTAGGCCGGCAGGGTGTCCGGTTCGGCGAGTGGGTGCGCCACAACCGGCTTGAGGAAGCCCGCAAGGACCTGGCGAACCCGGCCTATCGGTCGTTGACTATCTCAGCGATCGGCCGCCGGTGGGGCTTCACCGACTCCACCCACTTCAGCAAAGCGTTCAAGCAGGACTACGGAATGTCGCCGCGCGACTGGCGGGCGCACCACCACGAGTCTCTCCAGCCTGGTGAGGTTCCCCGGTAG
- a CDS encoding MFS transporter, whose translation MTETAPSRTTSRRGAHEGRGEAWKPFAAPVFRALWIAQFVSNIGTWMSTVAAQWELVGRSPVLVSLVQTSASLPLLLLAFPAGVLADQLDRRRLLITAQYAMLGCSAVLAGLAFADVLQPASLLTLLFLTGCGSALMGPAWQAIQPELVDRPSLPQAAALGAVSMNLARAVGPALGGLLLSLTGTGWVFTINALSYLGTVAVLAAWHRPPGPRETPSGDQRLLTALDAGRRYVWHSPDIRGVLWRCLLFVPAASALWALLPLVASRSLGLGASGYGLLLGAVGAGAVVGAVLLPSMRRVWGAGRSLAFAGLAAASVLTLLTLTRTVWAAVLLLPAAGLAWILVVSLLSATMQTRLPAWVRARGLAVYLVVFQGGMALAAPVWGLLADRWGLAPALLTSSVALLLGAASVRWWPLPGGSADTNPSSHWPEPVSVLDPQPHGGPVLVTVEYRVATGDIDRFIAAMTAVARSRRRTGAVTWGLYRDSSDPERLIEHYVVVTWNDHLAQHRDRLTADDRRAEQVARALLKEGTKPTVAHAFDAMTAT comes from the coding sequence GTGACGGAGACTGCGCCCTCGCGTACGACGTCCCGTCGCGGCGCCCACGAGGGACGCGGGGAGGCCTGGAAGCCCTTCGCCGCACCGGTCTTCCGCGCCCTGTGGATCGCCCAGTTCGTGTCCAACATCGGCACCTGGATGTCGACAGTCGCCGCCCAGTGGGAACTGGTCGGCCGATCGCCGGTGCTCGTCTCCCTCGTCCAGACTTCGGCCAGTCTGCCGCTGCTCCTGCTCGCCTTTCCGGCCGGAGTGCTGGCAGATCAACTGGACCGTAGACGGCTGCTCATCACCGCGCAGTACGCCATGCTCGGGTGTTCCGCGGTGCTTGCGGGCCTCGCCTTCGCCGACGTGCTACAACCGGCCTCCCTGCTGACCCTGTTGTTCCTGACCGGCTGCGGCTCCGCCCTCATGGGCCCGGCCTGGCAGGCCATCCAGCCGGAACTGGTCGATCGCCCGTCCCTGCCGCAGGCCGCCGCCCTGGGCGCGGTCAGCATGAACCTCGCGCGCGCGGTCGGTCCCGCACTCGGCGGCCTGCTGCTGTCCCTCACCGGAACCGGATGGGTCTTCACGATCAACGCCCTGTCCTACCTCGGTACCGTGGCCGTGCTCGCCGCCTGGCATCGGCCGCCGGGCCCCCGGGAGACCCCGTCCGGCGACCAGCGGCTGTTGACCGCCCTGGACGCGGGTCGCCGCTACGTGTGGCACTCCCCGGACATCCGAGGGGTGCTGTGGCGCTGCCTGCTGTTCGTCCCCGCGGCGTCCGCCCTGTGGGCTCTCCTGCCACTCGTCGCGAGTCGTTCGTTGGGCCTCGGCGCGTCGGGCTACGGGTTGCTGCTCGGTGCGGTGGGTGCGGGGGCGGTGGTCGGTGCGGTGTTGCTGCCGTCGATGCGCCGTGTGTGGGGAGCGGGCCGATCACTGGCGTTCGCCGGCCTCGCCGCTGCGTCCGTCCTTACCCTGCTCACCCTCACGCGCACCGTCTGGGCGGCCGTCCTGCTTTTACCGGCGGCGGGACTCGCCTGGATCCTCGTGGTGTCGCTGCTCAGCGCCACCATGCAGACACGGCTGCCGGCATGGGTGCGGGCGAGAGGCCTGGCCGTGTACCTGGTCGTCTTCCAGGGCGGAATGGCGCTCGCCGCGCCCGTGTGGGGTCTGCTCGCCGACCGGTGGGGCCTCGCTCCCGCCCTGCTCACATCCAGCGTGGCGCTCCTGCTCGGCGCCGCCAGCGTCCGCTGGTGGCCCCTACCGGGTGGCAGCGCCGACACGAACCCCTCCAGCCACTGGCCAGAGCCGGTGTCCGTCCTCGATCCACAGCCCCACGGCGGCCCGGTCCTCGTCACCGTCGAGTACCGCGTCGCTACGGGCGACATCGATCGCTTCATCGCCGCCATGACGGCCGTCGCCCGGTCGCGACGCCGCACCGGCGCCGTCACCTGGGGGCTCTACCGCGACAGCTCCGATCCGGAACGGCTCATCGAACACTACGTGGTCGTCACCTGGAACGACCACCTCGCCCAGCACCGCGACCGGCTCACCGCGGACGACCGCCGCGCGGAGCAGGTGGCCCGCGCGCTGCTCAAGGAGGGCACGAAGCCGACGGTGGCCCACGCTTTCGACGCCATGACGGCCACCTGA